Part of the Eubalaena glacialis isolate mEubGla1 unplaced genomic scaffold, mEubGla1.1.hap2.+ XY H_3, whole genome shotgun sequence genome, tgattgatttgcgtatattgaagaatccttgcattcctggaataaaccccacttgatcatggtgtatgatccttttaatgtgctgttggattctgtgtgctagttaattaaaattaatcaaaagGATATATTAAAATTCAAGAACAATGTAGTAGAAATAAaggatacttttttaaaatataaatttattttatttatttatttatttatttatttatttatttatttattgactgtgttgggtcttcattgctgtgcgcagctGAGGTTATCatcaaatttgaaatatttaaagtggataAAAAGCTGTCTCAGCAATGCAGACAATTAAATGCATTGTTGTGGGCAATGGTGTTGTTGGTAAAACACGTCTCCTGATATCCTACACAACAAACAAATTTCCATCTGAGTATGTACTGACTGTTTTTGACAACTGTGCAGTCACAATTATGATTGGTGGAGAGCCTTGTACTCTTTAAGAGTTTTTGATACTGCAGGGCAAGAGGGTTATGGCAGATTACAACTGCTGAGTTCTCCACAAACAGAtgtatttctcttctgtttttcagCGGTCTCTCCATCCTCATTCAAAAATGTGAAGGAAAAGTGGGTGCCTGAGATAACTCACTACTGTCCAAAGATTCCTTTCTTGCTTATTGGGACCCACTTTCATCTCAGAGATGAGCCCTCTACTATTGAGAAACTTGCCAAGAATAAACAGAAGCCTATTACCCCAGAGACTGCTGAAAACTGGCCTGTGACCTGAAGGCTATCAAGAATGTGGAGTGTTCTGCACTTACACAGAAAGGCCTAAAGAATGTATTTGATGAGGCAATATTGACTGCCCTGGAGCCTCCAGTACCAAAGATGAGCCTCAGGAGTGTGCTGCTATGAAGTCTCTCCAGAGCCCTTTCTGCACAGCTGGTGTTGGCATCATAATAAAAGCAAAGTTTAAATCAACctaagattaaaaattaaaattcatttttgcaATAATGACAAATGCCCTGCACCTACCCACATGCACTTGCATGAGACAAGGCCCATAGATATGGCCCCCTTCCCCCTCTCAATACTAGTTACTTTGAATAATTGTGTATTGTCAGAAAAATGATCAGTACTAGTTTacgttttgtcatttcaaaaaaattattattttttttttaaaagcaagacatGCTTGTGATGACTCTCCAACAGACTAATTTGAGTTGTTGAAGCTGTTCCCAGGTACCACTCTGGCGAGTAATCTAGGATATCtagtttgctttctctctctctctctctctctctcttttttcatttttcttttgactgggggagtgtgtgtgggatttgtttttatttagtcatgttttttaattcattaaccATTGGACAGCCCATAAGGGGAGGAGGACAGATTGATTCCACATTCCACTTCCTAGATCGATTTTAGAAAACATGTTCCCCACCTGGTGCTCTTAGGAAGGAATACAATATATGCCTCATTTAATAAAATACTCCTTTTTGAAGGTTGCCTTTTCTCTCCACCCTTGAGTAGGTCCAGTATTTGATGAAACTCATGAAAATGAGTGGAACATGTCTTGCCCCTCCTCTTTTCTAGGATGCACTATACATGTGACTGTGACTCTCAAGGAAATTTTTTTACCATTTGCTGACTTTTATTGAAGTTAATTTCTAATTTCCTTCATTGGTATTGCACCTTTTGAAATACACCAAATGGATTGAGtacataatgaaaaaatattttttccctgtcAGTCATTGTCTTAATGTGCTGAGCATAGATGTGCAGCTTAATAGTGTATGATATAGTGTTCTAGAACACAGCTGAAGACATGGTGTATAGAGGAAATCCGAGGGGTGGTGCCAGAAGACAGATGTCTATGGGATGATTCACATCCTCTTTCAAGTTATGAGGATGGAAACCTGATTCATTAacaagctgggggtggggagaacatTTAACTACATGGGGACCAGTCAGGGGAATCTCCTTATTTCTGTTATGTGTATGAGGAATCCTAGAGCAGCCAGATGAGGGTCTCTAGTTTAATAAAAATCCTGGGGAGAGTCTTATGAAGACACTTCATAAATGTTAACAAGGATTTTATCAGCTTATTTTGGTTGCAgtttccaagttttaaaaatgttatgtaaTCTTTCCCAAATCCTAATTCTTGTAGATTTCATTAGGGCTGAACCAATGCTTTCTCATGTCTCAATTTTTGGTATATGCATTATTTTCAGCtgtattaaacaaacaaacacctttaaaaaagtgaaataatttagaaaataacttGGATCAAAGAAGATGTCTCAGGAGATATGTAGAAACAACATGAGCTacatgaaaatacaacttatcaaaatgtgtgagatgcagcaaaaacaaTTCTTTGAGGAATTTAAGCTTTGAattcatatattagaaaagaacaaatatcTAAAACTTAATTATCTAAGCTTCTACCTTAgcaaactagaaaagaaaagcaaattacacagtcagctctacccaccaccagtccctcccatcaggaaacttgcacaagcctcttagatagcctcatccaccagagggcagacagcagaagcaagaagaactacaatcctgcagcctgtggaacgaaaaccacattcacagaaagatagacaagatgaaaaggcagagggtaaTGTACCAGATGgatgaacaagataaaaccccagaaaaacaactaaatgaagtggagataaggaacctaacaaaaaaagaattcagaataatgatagtgaagatgatccaggacctcggaaaaagaatggaggcaaagatcgagaagatgcatgcaatgtttaacaaagacctagaagaattaaagaacaaacaaacagagatgaacaatacaataactgaaatgaaaactacactagaaggaataattagcagaataactaaggcagaagaacggataagtgacctggaagacagaatggtggaattcactgctgccaaacagaataaagaaaaaataatgaaaagaaatgaagacagcctaagagacatctggacaacattaaatgcaacaacatttgcattataggggtcccagaaggagaagagagagagaaaggaccagaggaaatatttgaagagattatagtcgaaaacgtccctaacatgggaaaggaaatacccacccaagtccaggaagcgcagacagttccatacaggataaacccaaggagaaacatgccaagacacatagtaatcaaactggcaaaaattaaagacaaagaaaaattattgaaagcagcaagggaaaaatgacaaataacatacaagggaactcccataaggttaacagctgatttctcagcagaaactctacaagccagaagggagtggcatgatatacttaaagtgatgaaagggaagaacctacaaccaagattactctgcacggcaaggatctcattcagattcgttggagaaaataaaagctttacagacaagcaaaagctaagagaattcagcaccaccaaaccagctctacaacaaatgctaaaggaacttctctaagtgggaaacacaagagaagaaaaggacctacaggaAATAAGGGACGTGAGCGCTTGTGGACGCGCCCACCTGTCACCGGTCCCGGTTCCCCGAGGCGGACGACCGTCCTGCCCGGTGGCTGCAGCCGGGCCGTCCCAGCGCTCCTGCGACTTGCCCCACCCTCAAGGAGCCAGGACCCGCCATGCCCACGGACAGTGAAGACGCCCAGGCAAGTGGAAGAGTGTTTTCTCCTCTGGCTGCCAAGCAGGCACCGTCTGCGTCGAGAACCGCGGGAGGCCCTGGGAGCTCTGGGAGATGAAGTTCGGCTGCCTGTCCTTCCGGCAGCCTCATGCGGGTTTCGTCTTAAATGGGGTGAAGACCCTGGAGATGCGGTGGCGGCCCGTGGTGAGCGGCCACCGGCACCGCACCCTGGCCGTCCACATCGTGCACAGGGACTGGGAGGACACAGCCTGGAGGGAGCTGCTGGCCGAGAGGCTGGGGATGAGCCCCGCGCAGATCCAGGCCTTGCTGCGGGACGGGGAGAAGTTCGGCCGCGGAGTGACAGCCGGGCTGGTTGACATTGGGGACACTTTGCTGTGCCCAGAAAACTTAGGTCCCAACGAGGTTGCAGAGCTGGAGAATCAAGCCCTGCTGCCCAACCTGCGGCAGAAGTACCTGACAGCGCTTGCCAACCCCCGCTGGCTGCTTCAGCCTGTCCCCAGGAGAGGCGGGAAGGACGTCTTCCAGGTGGACATCCCCGAACACCTGATCCCCTTTGGGCAGGAGGCCTGACCAGACTGGGCTCTCGAGAGGAAG contains:
- the LOC133083003 gene encoding protein EOLA1-like, with the translated sequence MKFGCLSFRQPHAGFVLNGVKTLEMRWRPVVSGHRHRTLAVHIVHRDWEDTAWRELLAERLGMSPAQIQALLRDGEKFGRGVTAGLVDIGDTLLCPENLGPNEVAELENQALLPNLRQKYLTALANPRWLLQPVPRRGGKDVFQVDIPEHLIPFGQEA